Proteins encoded by one window of Archaeoglobus veneficus SNP6:
- the serS gene encoding serine--tRNA ligase, with the protein MWSILKALRENPEILMESQRRRGESTEIVERAIELDKLWRQKLHELNNLRHERNKLSAAIKKASKDERAKLIEEAKKIAEKVKAGEEELKKLEEELNRVLLSIPNILHESVPIGKDDTENVPIRFWGKPKVYREHVEEFIKQTGGNIDYDVIDRLPVGHADAVETWGWADIERAAKVAGSRFYYLLNDLVWLDFALISYALDFLAKQGFRIVSPPYMMRRQAYEGVTALGDFEEVIYKVEGEDLFLIATSEHPLAAMHMNEVIAEDDLPLLYAGVSPCFRKEAGAHGKDTKGIFRVHQFNKVEQFVYCLPEESWEWHEKLIENAEKLWQGLEIPYRIVNICTGDIGIVAAKKYDLEAWMPAQGKYREMVSCSNCTDWQSYRLNIRYAEEKGKPSKGFVHTLNSTAIATTRAITAIIENFQLEDGRVEIPKVLRKYLEPIEAAPKEYLEPRKKI; encoded by the coding sequence AATCTCAGCGAAGAAGGGGTGAAAGCACTGAAATCGTTGAAAGAGCTATTGAACTCGACAAACTATGGAGACAGAAGCTGCACGAACTCAACAATCTCAGGCATGAAAGAAACAAGCTTTCTGCAGCGATAAAAAAGGCATCGAAGGACGAGAGAGCGAAACTCATCGAGGAAGCAAAGAAGATAGCAGAGAAAGTGAAGGCTGGCGAGGAGGAACTCAAGAAGCTCGAAGAGGAACTTAACAGAGTTCTGCTCTCCATACCAAACATACTGCACGAAAGCGTACCCATAGGTAAGGATGATACCGAGAATGTCCCTATCAGGTTCTGGGGGAAGCCAAAGGTTTACAGGGAGCACGTCGAGGAATTCATAAAGCAGACCGGTGGAAATATCGATTACGATGTCATCGACAGGCTTCCAGTAGGGCATGCGGATGCTGTGGAAACTTGGGGATGGGCAGATATTGAAAGGGCAGCGAAGGTTGCCGGTTCTCGCTTTTACTATTTGCTGAATGACCTTGTATGGCTCGACTTCGCGCTGATAAGCTACGCCCTCGATTTCCTTGCGAAACAGGGTTTCAGAATTGTCAGCCCGCCGTACATGATGAGAAGGCAGGCCTACGAGGGCGTTACCGCCCTCGGAGATTTTGAAGAAGTCATCTACAAGGTTGAGGGGGAAGACCTGTTTTTGATAGCCACATCAGAACACCCCCTCGCTGCGATGCACATGAATGAAGTTATTGCTGAGGATGATCTGCCTCTGCTCTACGCAGGCGTAAGCCCGTGCTTCAGGAAGGAAGCCGGAGCGCACGGCAAGGATACAAAGGGCATATTCCGCGTTCATCAATTCAACAAGGTCGAGCAGTTCGTTTACTGCCTGCCTGAGGAAAGCTGGGAGTGGCATGAAAAGCTGATTGAGAATGCCGAAAAGCTCTGGCAGGGATTGGAGATTCCATACAGAATCGTGAACATATGCACAGGCGACATAGGTATTGTCGCAGCGAAGAAGTACGATTTAGAGGCGTGGATGCCCGCTCAGGGTAAATACAGAGAAATGGTCTCATGCTCTAACTGCACGGACTGGCAGAGCTACAGACTCAACATCAGATACGCCGAAGAAAAGGGGAAGCCGTCAAAGGGGTTCGTCCACACCCTCAACTCGACGGCAATAGCGACGACGAGGGCTATCACCGCAATTATCGAAAACTTCCAGCTCGAAGACGGCAGGGTTGAGATTCCGAAGGTGCTCAGAAAGTATCTGGAGCCCATCGAAGCTGCTCCGAAAGAGTACCTTGAGCCGAGGAAGAAGATATGA